The following coding sequences lie in one Arachis hypogaea cultivar Tifrunner chromosome 4, arahy.Tifrunner.gnm2.J5K5, whole genome shotgun sequence genomic window:
- the LOC112795919 gene encoding autophagy-related protein 8C-like — translation MAKISFKLQHPLERRQGEASRIREKYPDRIPVIVEKADRSDIPEIDKKKYLVPADLTVGQFVYVVRKRMMLGAEKAIFVFVNNTLPPTASLMSAIYEEHKDQDGFLYMTYSGENTFGSC, via the exons ATGGCCAAaatctccttcaagcttcaacaTCCTTTGg AGAGAAGGCAAGGTGAAGCTTCTCGAATTCGAGAGAAGTATCCTGATAGAATACCT GTGATTGTGGAGAAAGCTGACAGAAGTGATATTCCGGAGATTGATAAGAAGAA ATACCTTGTCCCAGCTGATTTAACTGTCGGTCAGTTTGTCTACGTTGTCCGCAAAAGAATGATGCTCGGTGCTGAGAAGGCTATTTTCGTTTTTGTCAATAACACACTACCTCCAACTG CTTCATTGATGTCTGCTATTTATGAGGAACATAAGGATCAGGATGGATTTCTTTACATGACTTATAGTGGGGAGAACACCTTTGGATCTTGCTAA
- the LOC112795921 gene encoding lactoylglutathione lyase GLX1, which yields MAETAQPNAELLEWPKKDKRRFLHAVYRVGDLDRTIKFYTEAFGMKLLRKRDVPEEKYANAFLGFGPEHSNFVVELTYNYGVTSYDIGTGFGHFAIATPDVYKLVEDIRAKGGNVTREPGPVKGGSSVIAFVKDPDGYTFELIQRASTPEPLCQVMLRVGDLERSIKFYEKALGMKVVKKVDRPEYKYTIAMLGYAEEHETTVLELTYNYGVTEYTKGNAYAQVAIGTDDVYKSAEVINHVTQELGGKITRQPGPIPGINTKIVSFLDPDGWKTVLVDNEDFLKELQ from the exons ATGGCTGAGACTGCACAACCTAATGCTGAGTTGTTGGAATGGCCGAAGAAAGATAAGCGCCGCTTCCTTCATGCTGTGTACCGTGTTGGTGACCTTGATCGCACCATCAA GTTTTATACTGAAGCTTTTGGAATGAAGCTCTTGAGGAAAAGGGATGTTCCCGAGGAGAAATATGCCAATGCTTTTCTTGGATTTGGCCCTGAACACTCCAACTTTGTTGTGGAATTGACATATA ATTATGGGGTTACATCGTACGATATTGGAACTGGATTTGGACATTTTGCTATTGCAACTCCAGAT GTTTACAAATTGGTTGAAGACATCAGGGCTAAGGGTGGAAATGTCACTAGGGAGCCTGGTCCTGTTAAGGGCGGGTCATCGGTTATTGCCTTTGTCAAGGATCCTGATGGTTACACTTTCGAGCTCATCCAAAGAGCTTCAACCCCTGAGCCACTGTGTCAAGTAATGCTTCGTGTTGGTGATTTAGAGCGCTCGATTAAGTTTTACGAAAAG GCTTTAGGTATGAAGGTGGTGAAGAAAGTTGACAGACCTGAATACAAG TACACCATAGCTATGCTTGGATATGCAGAGGAGCACGAGACAACTGTGTTGGAGTTGACATATAACTATGGTGTCACCGAATACACCAAGGGAAATGCTTATGCACAG GTTGCTATTGGTACCGATGATGTATACAAGAGCGCTGAGGTAATCAACCATGTAACACAAGAGCTTGGAGGAAAGATTACTCGCCAACCAGGGCCAATTCCTGGCATTAACACCAAGATTGTTTCTTTCTTGGATCCGGATGGATGGAAAACT GTGTTGGTGGACAACGAAGATTTCCTGAAGGAACTGCAGTGA